A single Pan troglodytes isolate AG18354 chromosome 19, NHGRI_mPanTro3-v2.0_pri, whole genome shotgun sequence DNA region contains:
- the CCL5 gene encoding C-C motif chemokine 5 isoform X1: protein MKVSAAALAVILIATALCAPASASPYSSDTTPCCFAYIARPLPRAHIKEYFYTSGKCSNPAVVHRSRMPKREGQQVWQDFLYDSRLNKGKLCHPKEPPSVCQPREEMGSGVHQLFGDELGWRVLEPELTQICLFLLALVLAWEASPHYPTPPAP, encoded by the exons ATGAAGGTCTCCGCGGCAGCTCTCGCTGTCATCCTCATTGCTACTGCCCTCTGCGCTCCTGCATCTGCCTCCCCAT aTTCCTCGGACACCACACCCTGCTGCTTTGCCTACATTGCCCGCCCACTGCCCCGTGCCCACATCAAGGAGTATTTCTACACCAGTGGCAAGTGCTCCAACCCAGCAGTCGT CCACAGGTCAAGGATGCCAAAGAGAGAGGGACAGCAAGTCTGGCAGGATTTCCTGTATGACTCCCGGCTGAACAAGGGCAAG CTTTGTCACCCGAAAGAACCGCCAAGTGTGTGCCAACCCAGAGAAGAAATGGGTTCGGGAGTACATCAACTCTTTGGAGATGAGCTAGGATGGAGAGTCCTTGAACCTGAACTTACACAAATTTGCCTGTTTCTGCTTGCTCTTGTCCTAGCTTGGGAGGCTTCCCCTCACTATCCTACCCCACCCGCTCCTTGA
- the CCL5 gene encoding C-C motif chemokine 5 isoform X2, which translates to MKVSAAALAVILIATALCAPASASPYSSDTTPCCFAYIARPLPRAHIKEYFYTSGKCSNPAVVFVTRKNRQVCANPEKKWVREYINSLEMS; encoded by the exons ATGAAGGTCTCCGCGGCAGCTCTCGCTGTCATCCTCATTGCTACTGCCCTCTGCGCTCCTGCATCTGCCTCCCCAT aTTCCTCGGACACCACACCCTGCTGCTTTGCCTACATTGCCCGCCCACTGCCCCGTGCCCACATCAAGGAGTATTTCTACACCAGTGGCAAGTGCTCCAACCCAGCAGTCGT CTTTGTCACCCGAAAGAACCGCCAAGTGTGTGCCAACCCAGAGAAGAAATGGGTTCGGGAGTACATCAACTCTTTGGAGATGAGCTAG